The Tenebrio molitor chromosome 5, icTenMoli1.1, whole genome shotgun sequence genome has a segment encoding these proteins:
- the LOC138130825 gene encoding uncharacterized protein, translated as MPYYALLVLVHVALMSGTITYAVAEKSLDCSFYNIKNNYLKFEDVVLDVDNETTVPPLTNYYNSGLEKVSVSYVEIVDNPYVSVHESKSYNRVFLNIKQINEMVEPSRRSEFYYNVKLNLHCDNRAIVEMYSSIRLIDTNNHEPFFDKPRYTYNLISAYVEDFQRQLILYPVVATDYDVTNVEVDFTIEENAYFDIMYGGVVPGTLNKKHYPKLVPKTHGKLLTERIEVEIGVTDVGTPPRRNVTKLVINPPSPPAPIFDKTFYVGHYYKNHTFVINETPELAEGTTYYQTRVTIIIDGERDQNNFISRVENEKIVIESNDQLDSSVFFQNNYIAYELKATYVNVVTNLATASRATLIVEHHHDL; from the exons ATGCCTTATTACGCACTTCTGGTACTAGTGCATGTTGCTCTCATGTCGG GAACAATAACGTACGCAGTGGCTGAGAAATCTTTAG ACTGTAGTTTTTacaatatcaaaaacaattatttaaaatttgaagatgTGGTGTTAGACGTTGACAACGAAACAACTGTTCCACCTTTAACAAACTATTATAACAGCGGACTTGAAAAAGTCAGCGTAAGTT atGTCGAGATCGTTGACAATCCCTACGTCAGTGTGCATGAAAGTAAGAGTTATAATCGGGTATTTCTTAATATCAAGCAAATAAACGAAATGGTTGAGCCAAGTAGAAGATctgaattttattacaatgtcaaattaaatctgcATTGCGACAACAGAGCCATAGTTGAAATG TACAGCAGTATTCGATTGATCGATACCAATAACCATGAGCCCTTCTTCGACAAGCCAAGATACACTTACAATCTCATTTCCGCATACGTGGAAGATTTtcaacgtcaattaattttatatccCGTCGTCGCTACCGATTATGACGTTACCAACGTAGAAGTAGACTTTACCATAGAGgaaaacgcctactttgacaTAATGTACGGTGGAGTCGTTCCCGGTACTTTGAACAAAAAGCACTACCCTAAACTAGTACCGAAAACACATGGCAAGCTCCTCACTGAAAGAATTGAAGTTGAGATTGGAGTGACT GATGTGGGGACTCCCCCGAGACGAAATGTAACAAAGCTTGTGATCAATCCTCCGTCACCACCAGCACCCATTTTCGACAAAACATTTTACGTAGGTCATTACTACAAGAACCACACTTTTGTAATAAACGAGACTCCAGAGCTTGCGGAAGGAACTACATATTATCAAACTCGTGTCACAATAATTATTGATGGAGAACGTGaccaaaacaattttatttcaagaGTGGAAAATGAGAAAATTGTTATCGAAAGCAATGACCAACTAGATTCTTCAGTTTTCTTCCAAAACAACTATATTGCGTACGAACTGAAGGCGACATATGTCAATGTAGTTACAAATTTGGCCACCGCAAGCAGAGCCACTCTCATTGTTGAACACCACCATGACTTGTAA
- the LOC138131080 gene encoding leucine-rich repeat-containing protein 15-like, giving the protein MRTILCILLISGVNSEDYICDINACEALEQSKIDLQEFIDSLEDNNNNSYLLKLERRLRSLEQPVWKISKLNERWLECAQGPCKCRPETKSLSCWQQNLPVLPATQILPQDAVSIDLGINGLTTLNKNAFLMLSHLTELDLFDNELDHLPDGIFDDLGSLQYLRLHKNKIEDVPGDLLVKLRNLQTLDMSNNRIRQLPPHFFKGNVKLIVVHMSRNSIKIVPQTLFAGLDSLEDLDFSNNKIERLPKFLFTDLTNMKRLQLADNRIDYLPTGLFDALTKLEYLNFRKNHISSISDKLFNALQNLKSLQLTSNHLRRIQLNDFSNLYNLEDLHLGQNFISELPENSFESNPNLKKLFLFSNNLEELDEKSFNGLTNLTSLLINNNILKNIHPNIFSYTPNLEKLDLDSNKFHFLPSKCFDHLDKLISIKLAKNPWHCDCNILYLALWVDENKSKVWDIQPTCRGPAELGGALLKDMGFNDLCDGQWASMVNLSPRIPVKQVTIPPPPTTDNPEQENQ; this is encoded by the exons ATGCGAACAATCCTGTGCATCCTTTTAATAAGCGGAGTCAACAGTGAAGACTACATTTGTGACATTAACGCGTGCGAAGCACTGGAACAGAGCAAAATAGACCTCCAAGAGTTCATCGACAGCTTAGAagataacaacaacaacagctACCTGTTGAAACTTGAACGACGGCTGAGATCACTCGAGCAACCAG TGTGGAAAATCTCGAAACTGAACGAAAGATGGTTAGAGTGCGCCCAAGGTCCTTGCAAATGCCGACCGGAAACCAAGAGCTTGTCGTGTTGGCAGCAAAACCTTCCAGTACTACCCGCCACGCAAATCCTCCCACAAGACGCCGTCTCGAT TGATTTGGGGATCAACGGATTGACCACCTTGAACAAGAACGCCTTTCTGATGCTGTCGCATCTGACAGAACTCGACCTCTTTGACAACGAACTGGACCACCTGCCGGACGGCATATTCGACGATTTGGGCAGCTTGCAATACTT GCGGTTGCACAAGAACAAAATTGAAGATGTCCCGGGTGATTTGTTGGTGAAGCTGCGAAATCTGCAAACTCTTGACATGTCAAACAACAGGATCAGACAACTGCCGCCGCACTTCTTTAAAGGAAACGTCAAGCTTATTGTTGTGCACATGTCCAGAAACAGCATCAAGATCGTTCCTCAAACGCTCTTCGCTGGGTTGGACTCGCTCGAAGATTTGGATTTCAGCAACAACAAGATCGAACGGCTTCCGAAGTTCCTCTTCACAGATTTGACCAACATGAAGAGGTTGCAACTCGCCGACAACAGAATCGATTATCTACCAACTG GCTTGTTCGATGCTTTAACAAAACtggaatatttgaattttcgaaaaaaccacatCTCCAGCATTTCGGACAAACTCTTCAACGCTTTGCAAAACTTGAAGTCTTTGCAGCTGACTTCAAATCACCTCAGGAGG ATACAACTCAACGACTTTTCAAACCTGTACAATCTGGAAGACCTGCATCTGGGCCAGAACTTCATATCAGAGTTACCCGAGAACAGTTTCGAATCCAACCCCAACCTGAAGAAGCTTTTCCTCTTTTCGAACAACCTGGAAGAACTGGATGAGAAGAGCTTCAATGGGTTGACCAATCTGACGTCTTTGCTCATCAACAACAACATTCTCAAGAACATACATCCCAATATTTTCTCGTACACTCCAAATCTGGAAAAACT AGACCTGGACAGTAACAAGTTTCACTTTTTGCCTTCTAAATGTTTTGATCATCTCGACAAGCTGATTTCGATCAAACTGGCGAAGAATCCCTGGCACTGTGACTGCAACATTCTCTACTTGGCCTT ATGGGTGGACGAGAACAAGAGTAAGGTGTGGGATATCCAGCCGACCTGTCGAGGACCTGCTGAACTGGGAGGTGCTTTGTTGAAAGATATGGGTTTTAATGATTTGTGCGATGGGCAATGGGCCAGTATGGTAAACTTGTCGCCCAGAATTCCGGTCAAACAAGTTACCATTCCACCCCCACCAACAACAGACAATCCAGAACAAGAAaaccaataa